In a single window of the Thunnus maccoyii chromosome 7, fThuMac1.1, whole genome shotgun sequence genome:
- the pik3ca gene encoding phosphatidylinositol 4,5-bisphosphate 3-kinase catalytic subunit alpha isoform, producing the protein MPPRPSSGELWGIHLMPPRILVDCLLPNGMILTLECLREATLITIKHELFKEARKYPLHHLLQEETSYIFVSVTQEAEREEFYDETRRLCDLRLFQPFLKVIEPVGNREEKILNREIGFAIGMPVCEFDLVKDPEVQDFRRNILNVCKDSVELRDASGPHSRALYVYPPNVESTQELPKHIYSKLDKGQIIVVIWVIVSPNNDKQKYTLKINHDCVPEQVIAEAIRKKTRSMLLSPEQLKMCVQEYQGKYILKVCGCDEYLLEKYPISQYKYIRSCIMLGRMPNLMLMAKDSLYTQLPTDNFVMPSYSRRISTAASYMNGEAAAKSLWTINGTLRIRILCATYVNVNIRDIDKIYVRTGIYHGGEQMCDNVNTQRVPCSNPRWNEWLTYDMYIPDIPRAARLCLSICSVKGRKGAKEEHCPLAWGNVNLFDYTHTLVANKMALNLWPVPHGLEDLLNPIGVTGSNPNKETPCLELEFDHFSSPVKYPDMNAVEDHANWTISRELGFNYNLSGQSNRVARDHALTESDIEQLRQLSNRDPLSEITEQEKDFLWRHRHYCMNIPEILPKILLAVKWNSRDEVAQMYCLLKEWPSIRPEQAMELLDCNYPDPMVRHFAVRCLDKYLTDDKLSQYLIQLVQVLKYEQYLDSPLARFLLKKALTNQKIGHFFFWHLKSEMHNKTVSQRFGLLLEAYCRACGMYLKHLSRQVEAMEKLINLTDILKQEKKDETQKVQMRFLVDQMKRPDYMDALQNFTSPLNPAHQLGNLRLDECRIMSSAKRPLWLNWENPDIMSELLFQNNEIIFKNGDDLRQDMLTLQIIKIMENIWQNQGLDLRMLPYGCLSLGDCVGLIEVVRSSHTIMQIQCKGGLKGALQFNSNALHQWLKDKNKGEMYDLAVDLFTRSCAGYCVATFILGIGDRHNSNIMVKDDGQLFHIDFGHFLDHKKKKFGYKRERVPFVLTQDFLIVISKGSQECAKTKEFERFQEMCYKAYLAIRQHANLFINLFSMMLGSGMPELQSFDDIAYIRKTLALEKTEQEALDYFMKQMNDAHHGGWTTKMDWIFHTIRQHALN; encoded by the exons atgccTCCCAGGCCGTCCTCAGGGGAGCTATGGGGCATCCACTTGATGCCTCCCAG GATCCTGGTGGACTGCCTGCTGCCCAACGGGATGATTCTGACCCTGGAGTGTCTCCGTGAGGCCACGCTCATCACCATCAAACACGAACTGTTCAAGGAGGCCAGAAAATATCCCCTCCATCACCTCCTACAGGAGGAGACTTCCTACATCTTCGTCAGTGTTACACAG GAAGCAGAGCGGGAGGAGTTCTATGATGAGACCCGGAGGCTGTGTGACCTCAGACTTTTCCAGCCCTTCCTCAAGGTCATTGAACCAGTTGgcaacagagaggaaaagatcCTTAACAGAGAGATTG GTTTTGCCATTGGTATGCCAGTGTGTGAGTTTGACCTGGTGAAGGACCCGGAGGTTCAGGATTTCAGGAGAAACATCCTGAATGTTTGTAAAGACTCTGTGGAGCTGAGAGACGCCAGCGGGCCCCACAGCAGAGCCCTGTATGTTTACCCACCCAATGTTGAATCCACACAGGAACTACCCAAACACATCTACAGCAAACTGGACAAAG GCCAGATTATCGTTGTGATTTGGGTGATTGTCTCTCCAAACAACGACAAACAAAAGTACACACTGAAGATCAACCACGACTGTGTGCCTGAACAG GTGATTGCAGAGGCCATTCGTAAGAAGACACGCAGCATGCTGCTGTCCCCCGAGCAGCTAAAGATGTGTGTTCAGGAATACCAGGGTAAATACATCCTCAAAGTCTGTGGCTGTGATGAGTACCTGCTGGAAAAGTACCCCATCAGCCAGTATAAG tATATCCGTAGTTGCATCATGCTGGGCAGGATGCCTAACCTGATGCTAATGGCTAAGGACAGCCTGTACACCCAGTTGCCTACAGATAACTTTGTCATGCCGTCATACTCCCGCCGCATCTCCACGGCAGCGTCCTATATGAACGGCGAGGCAGCTGCCAAGTCGCTGTGGACCATCAATGGAACTCTGCGAATACGAATCCTCTGTGCCACCTATGTTAACGTCAATATACGGGACATAGACAAG ATTTATGTGAGAACAGGTATTTACCATGGAGGAGAACAGATGTGTGACAATGTCAACACACAGAGAGTACCCTGCTCCAACCCCAG GTGGAACGAGTGGCTGACCTATGATATGTACATCCCAGACATCCCCCGAGCCGCCAGACTTTGCCTCTCCATCTGCTCAGTGAAGGGCAGGAAGGGAGCAAAGGAG GAGCACTGTCCCCTGGCCTGGGGTAATGTCAACTTGTTTGACTACACCCACACTCTGGTGGCTAACAAGATGGCTCTGAACCTCTGGCCTGTTCCTCATGGCCTTGAAGACCTCCTCAACCCCATAGGAGTCACGGGCTCCAACCCCAATAAG GAAACGCCATGTCTGGAGCTGGAATTTGACCACTTCAGTAGTCCAGTCAAATACCCAGATATGAATGCTGTAGAGGATCACGCAAACTGGACCATCTCAAGAGAACTGGGGTTCAACTACAACCTCTCTGGACAG AGCAATCGTGTGGCCAGAGATCACGCCCTGACGGAGAGCGACATCGAGCAGCTGAGACAGCTCAGTAACAGAGACCCTCTCTCAGAAATCACTGAGCAGGAGAAAGACTTCCTCTGGAGACACAG GCACTACTGCATGAACATCCCTGAGATCCTTCCCAAGATCCTTCTCGCTGTCAAATGGAACTCCAGAGATGAAGTAGCACAG ATGTATTGCCTTTTAAAGGAATGGCCGTCCATTCGTCCTGAGCAGGCCATGGAACTGTTGGATTGTAATTATCCGGACCCCATGGTCAGACACTTTGCTGTACGATGCCTTGACAAATACCTGACAGATGACAAACTGTCACAGTACCTCATCCAGCTTGTACAG GTGTTAAAATACGAGCAGTACCTTGATAGTCCCCTGGCCCGTTTCCTCCTTAAAAAGGCCCTGACCAATCAAAAGATAGGACATTTCTTCTTCTGGCATCTCAA GTCAGAAATGCACAACAAAACAGTGAGCCAGAGGTTTGGGTTGCTGTTAGAGGCTTACTGCAGGGCTTGTGGCATGTACCTCAAACACTTGAGCAGGCAGGTAGAGGCCATGGAGAAGCTCATTAACCTCACTGACATCCTCAAAcaggagaagaaggatgagaCGCAGAAG GTCCAGATGCGGTTTCTCGTGGACCAGATGAAAAGACCGGACTACATGGATGCTCTGCAGAACTTCACCTCTCCTCTCAACCCTGCACACCAACTGGGAAACCTGAG GTTAGATGAATGTAGGATCATGTCATCAGCGAAGAGGCCGTTGTGGCTGAACTGGGAGAATCCTGACATCATGTCTGAGCTGCTCTTTCAGAACAATGAGATCATCTTCAAAAATGGAGACg ACTTGCGGCAGGATATGCTGACTCTGCAGATTATTAAAATCATGGAGAACATTTGGCAGAATCAGGGACTGGACCTACG gATGCTGCCCTATGGCTGTCTGTCATTAGGAGACTGCGTGGGTCTCATCGAGGTGGTTCGCAGCTCTCACACCATCATGCAGATTCAGTGTAAAGGCGGCTTGAAGGGAGCCCTGCAGTTCAACTCCAACGCTCTGCATCAGTGGCTCAAGGACAAGAATAAGGGCGAGAT gtaTGATCTGGCTGTGGATCTGTTTACGAGGTCGTGTGCTGGCTACTGTGTAGCTACATTTATTCTTGGGATAGGAGACAGGCACAACAGCAACATTATGGTCAAAGATGATGGACAG TTGTTTCATATAGATTTTGGCCATTTCCTGGAtcataagaagaagaaatttgGCTACAAGAGAGAGCGAGTGCCCTTTGTTCTGACGCAAGACTTCCTCATCGTCATCAGCAAAGGTTCCCAGGAGTGTGCAAAGACCAAAGAGTTTGAGAG GTTTCAGGAGATGTGTTATAAAGCCTACCTGGCCATCCGGCAGCATGCTAACCTGTTCATCAACCTGTTCTCCATGATGCTGGGCTCCGGTATGCCTGAGCTGCAGTCATTTGATGACATCGCCTACATTAGGAAGACGCTGGCCCTGGAGAAAACTGAACAG GAGGCGCTGGACTACTTTATGAAACAGATGAACGATGCTCACCATGGAGGATGGACCACCAAGATGGACTGGATTTTCCACACAATCAGACAGCATGCACTAAACTGA
- the kng1 gene encoding kininogen-1 — translation MRSGVGLYVLGLLCLYSSVLGQETVEVRPGILIFCDDPAVQKAVTSAVHKFNERLTTGHKLAFYQILSASKSENGSGSVYSLKFTSRRSDCQVSSKKPWTDCDYLPIGRKRPLSCNATVYMTDTETDTEQVDCLLDDYIFPEKASCLGCPEDIDTNSEDIKVPLSASISKYNSISESTHLFTLHSIGQATRQVVAGFRFKLRFDVKKTTCAKSEHKDLNELCVPDEENAEFFNCNSTVDVAPWRLEAPDAELKCEQGALPTILTRRRPPGWSPLRNVIFDRPATGPSQPSPPPVKVSTKEESSEEDTSASKASKAVNDDPFHCPSKPWKPFNPVHTGAAPTKATAELASPKPSVEGALTDTDLVGQK, via the exons ATGAGGAGTGGAGTCGGCTTATATGTGCTGGGCTTGCTGTGCCTCTACAGCTCAGTTTTGGGGCAG GAGACAGTGGAGGTCCGGCCAGGCATCCTCATTTTCTGTGATGACCCAGCTGTGCAGAAGGCTGTGACCAGCGCTGTGCACAAGTTCAATGAGAGGCTCACTACCGGACATAAGCTGGCCTTCTATCAGATACTATCAGCCAGCAAG TCAGAGAACGGCTCAGGTTCTGTGTACTCACTGAAGTTCACCAGCAGGAGGAGTGATTGTCAAGTAAGCAGCAAGAAACCCTGGACAGACTGCGACTATCTGCCTATAGGACGCAAG AGGCCCCTTTCATGCAATGCCACAGTCTACatgacagacacagaaacagacactgaACAGGTGGATTGCCTGCTAG ATGATTACATCTTCCCAGAGAAAGCTTCCTGTTTGGGCTGCCCCGAGGATATTGATACGAACTCAGAGGACATTAAGGTTCCTCTTTCCGCCTCCATCTCCAAGTATAACTCCATCTCTGAGTCTACACACCTGTTCACCCTGCACAGTATCGGCCAAGCCACCAGACAG GTGGTTGCAGGTTTCAGATTCAAGCTGAGATTTGATGTGAAGAAGACCACCTGCGCCAAGTCTGAACACAAAGACCTCAACGAGTTGTGTGTCCCTGATGAAGAGAATGCG GAGTTCTTTAACTGTAACTCTACAGTGGATGTAGCACCATGGAGACTTGAGGCCCCAGATGCCGAGTTAAAGTGTGAACAAGGTGCACTGCCTACG ATATTAACCAGGCGCCGTCCTCCCGGCTGGTCTCCGCTCAGGAACGTTATTTTCGACCGTCCCGCTACTGGTCCATCTCAACCCTCACCACCCCCCGTCAAGGTCTCAACCAAGGAGGAATCATCTGAGGAAGACACGTCAGCCTCCAAAGCTTCAAAAGCTGTGAATGACGACCCCTTCCATTGCCCATCCAAGCCCTGGAAACCCTTCAACCCAGTCCACACTGGTGCAGCTCCCACGAAGGCTACCGCAGAGTTGGCTTCCCCCAAGCCCTCAGTAGAAGGGGCCCTCACTGATACAGACCTGGtgggacaaaaataa